Proteins from one Gemmatimonas sp. genomic window:
- a CDS encoding YbhB/YbcL family Raf kinase inhibitor-like protein: MSAAMMKAHTRLLAAAAAMCLSSNAFAQARPATPATPQPARAPARAAMRVMTLTSSVFTDGGMMPARHAQTGRDVSPALSWSGAPDSTRSFVLLVHDADAAIGDGTDDLLHWMVWNIPGNATSLPEGVPQGAQAANGMRQISGTGPYYRGPAAPATGPAHHYVFELYALDAMVNVAPTGMSPPLTRREVMAAMASHIRGKGVLVGLYKRPAP; this comes from the coding sequence ATGAGCGCCGCGATGATGAAGGCTCATACTCGTCTCCTGGCCGCGGCTGCCGCGATGTGCCTCTCGAGCAACGCCTTCGCGCAGGCTCGCCCGGCGACGCCGGCCACGCCGCAGCCCGCCCGTGCCCCCGCCCGCGCGGCGATGCGCGTGATGACGCTCACCTCGAGTGTCTTCACGGATGGCGGCATGATGCCCGCGCGCCACGCGCAAACCGGACGCGATGTGTCGCCCGCGTTGAGCTGGAGCGGCGCGCCCGATTCCACGCGCAGCTTCGTGCTGCTCGTGCACGATGCCGATGCCGCCATCGGTGACGGCACCGACGACCTGCTGCACTGGATGGTGTGGAACATCCCCGGTAACGCCACGTCGCTCCCCGAGGGCGTGCCGCAGGGCGCACAGGCTGCCAACGGCATGCGGCAGATCAGTGGCACGGGCCCGTACTATCGTGGCCCGGCCGCACCGGCCACCGGACCGGCGCATCACTACGTGTTCGAGCTGTACGCCCTCGATGCCATGGTGAATGTGGCGCCGACCGGCATGTCGCCGCCGCTCACGCGACGCGAGGTGATGGCCGCCATGGCCTCGCACATTCGCGGCAAGGGTGTGCTGGTGGGTCTGTACAAGCGGCCGGCACCGTGA
- a CDS encoding YciI family protein has protein sequence MKYLCLIYDAESTLSAMSPTDMGAFMGEYGTFTNDIIASGNMIAGEELQPVHTATTVRIRNGKMSTTDGPFAETKEQLGGFYLINARDLNEAIQIASRIPSARTGSIEVRPVSTQMD, from the coding sequence ATGAAGTATCTCTGCCTGATCTATGACGCCGAGTCCACGCTGTCCGCCATGTCGCCCACCGACATGGGCGCCTTCATGGGCGAATACGGCACGTTCACCAATGACATCATCGCCAGCGGCAACATGATTGCTGGCGAGGAGCTGCAGCCGGTGCACACCGCCACCACGGTGCGCATTCGCAACGGCAAGATGTCCACCACCGACGGGCCGTTCGCCGAGACGAAAGAGCAGCTGGGGGGCTTCTACCTCATCAACGCGCGCGATCTCAACGAGGCCATTCAGATCGCGTCGCGCATCCCGTCAGCACGCACCGGCAGCATCGAAGTACGGCCCGTCTCCACCCAGATGGATTGA
- a CDS encoding RNA polymerase sigma factor — MRDAIEAVYRKESRRILATLIRLLGDFDLAEEAMQDAFASAVVRWPIEGVPVNPRSWLISAGRFRAIDRLRRATRFAELDLLSPEAHEPAHDDDSIADDQLRLVFTCCHPALSPDAQIALTLREVCGLTTEAIAHAFLTSPPTIAQRIVRAKAKIRGARIPYAVPSPADLPDRLDAVLHVIYLVFNEGYSPSSGADVTHALLSAEAIRLGRELMTLLDEPELYGLVALMLLHEARRHTRTGANGEIVLLEDQDRRRWNRELIAEGSQLVQRALRSRRIGAFTLQAAIAAVHAEAPSAAATDWHEIVALYDLLLRANPSPVVQLNRAVAIAIRDGGHGGVETGIAVIDELLDSGALADYRFAHSARGELCRRADRADEARTSFTKALALTTQAPERRFLLARIASLPM; from the coding sequence ATGCGCGACGCGATCGAGGCCGTGTACCGAAAGGAGTCGCGTCGCATTCTCGCCACCCTCATTCGTCTTCTCGGTGATTTCGACCTCGCCGAGGAGGCGATGCAGGATGCCTTCGCCTCGGCGGTCGTGCGGTGGCCGATCGAAGGCGTGCCGGTCAATCCGCGCAGCTGGCTCATCTCGGCCGGGCGATTTCGCGCCATCGACCGCCTGCGCCGTGCCACCCGCTTCGCAGAACTTGACCTGCTCAGCCCCGAGGCGCACGAACCGGCGCACGACGACGACAGCATCGCCGACGATCAGCTGCGTCTCGTGTTCACCTGCTGTCATCCGGCGCTCTCGCCTGATGCCCAGATCGCGCTTACGCTGCGCGAGGTGTGTGGGCTCACCACCGAGGCCATTGCCCACGCGTTTCTCACCTCGCCCCCGACCATCGCCCAGCGCATCGTCCGCGCGAAAGCCAAGATCCGCGGTGCGCGCATACCGTACGCCGTGCCGTCGCCGGCCGATCTCCCCGATCGGCTCGACGCCGTGCTGCACGTGATCTATCTCGTCTTCAACGAGGGCTACTCGCCGTCGAGCGGGGCCGACGTGACCCACGCGTTGCTGTCGGCCGAGGCGATCCGATTGGGACGCGAGCTCATGACGCTGCTCGATGAACCGGAGTTGTACGGACTCGTCGCCCTCATGCTGTTGCATGAGGCCCGCCGCCATACACGCACCGGTGCCAACGGTGAGATCGTGTTGTTGGAAGATCAGGACCGCCGGCGCTGGAACCGCGAGCTGATCGCTGAGGGAAGCCAGCTGGTACAACGCGCCCTGCGGAGCCGTCGTATCGGTGCGTTCACACTGCAGGCGGCCATCGCGGCCGTGCACGCGGAGGCGCCGTCCGCCGCTGCGACCGATTGGCACGAAATCGTGGCACTCTACGATCTGCTCCTGCGCGCCAATCCATCCCCGGTGGTGCAGCTCAATCGTGCCGTGGCGATCGCGATACGCGATGGCGGACATGGTGGCGTCGAAACCGGCATCGCCGTGATCGATGAGCTGCTCGATTCCGGCGCGCTGGCCGACTATCGGTTCGCGCACTCGGCGCGGGGTGAGCTCTGTCGTCGGGCCGACCGTGCCGACGAGGCCCGGACGAGCTTCACCAAGGCGCTGGCGCTCACGACGCAGGCGCCGGAGCGGCGATTTCTCCTGGCGCGAATCGCTTCGCTCCCGATGTAG
- a CDS encoding MFS transporter, which yields MTAPSVTAPTDAGLMGWWRVAPSQARRALVAASMGWALDAFDVMLFSLTLSAVIAELGLTKAQAGALGSITLLGGAAGGLFFGWVADRYGRTRSMIASVLLYSVFTAACGLSNTFWQFAFFRALLGLGMGGEWASGAALVSESWPSKSRGRALAFMQSAWAIGFAAAATVVGFVLPAYGWRAVFFIGILPAFFTLWVRRSVEEPDAWKLLHAARLNAERSGAAARPNAPRAHSVFDIFRGAMFKRTAAVTFMNACTLFGWWGMNGWIPAYLSLPATQGGIGLSTATMSKLVVFMQLGMWLGYVSFGYITDVMSRKKVYVVYLLGASLLLPLYGSLSNPLLLLLLGPFVAFFGTGFFSGFGAVTAEMYPTQIRASAQGFTYNIGRIASAAAPFTVGTLATSRGFQTAFAVAGSAYLLAALTWSVIPNTQGKELE from the coding sequence ATGACTGCCCCTTCCGTCACCGCCCCCACCGACGCCGGCCTGATGGGCTGGTGGCGCGTCGCTCCCTCGCAGGCTCGCCGCGCGCTCGTCGCCGCCTCCATGGGGTGGGCGCTCGACGCCTTCGACGTGATGCTCTTTTCGCTCACGCTCTCAGCGGTGATCGCCGAGCTGGGGCTCACGAAGGCACAGGCCGGCGCGTTGGGGTCGATCACGCTGCTGGGCGGCGCGGCGGGCGGCCTGTTCTTCGGATGGGTGGCTGATCGCTACGGCCGCACGCGCTCCATGATTGCGAGCGTGCTGTTGTACTCGGTGTTCACGGCGGCCTGCGGCTTGTCCAACACGTTCTGGCAGTTCGCGTTCTTCCGTGCGCTGCTGGGCCTCGGCATGGGCGGCGAGTGGGCCAGCGGCGCCGCGCTGGTGTCGGAGAGTTGGCCCTCGAAGTCGCGCGGTCGCGCTTTGGCGTTCATGCAAAGCGCGTGGGCGATCGGGTTTGCCGCCGCGGCTACGGTAGTGGGCTTCGTGCTGCCGGCCTACGGATGGCGCGCGGTGTTCTTCATCGGCATCCTGCCGGCGTTCTTCACGCTCTGGGTGCGCCGCAGCGTGGAAGAACCCGACGCCTGGAAGTTGTTGCACGCGGCGCGACTCAACGCCGAACGTTCTGGTGCGGCCGCGCGGCCGAATGCACCGCGCGCGCATTCCGTGTTCGACATCTTCCGCGGTGCGATGTTCAAGCGCACAGCGGCGGTCACGTTCATGAACGCCTGCACGCTGTTCGGCTGGTGGGGCATGAACGGCTGGATCCCGGCGTACCTCTCGCTGCCCGCCACGCAAGGCGGCATCGGTCTCAGCACCGCTACGATGTCGAAGCTCGTGGTATTCATGCAGCTCGGCATGTGGCTGGGCTACGTGTCGTTCGGGTACATCACCGACGTCATGAGCCGCAAGAAGGTGTACGTGGTGTACTTGCTTGGCGCGAGTCTGCTGCTGCCGTTGTACGGCTCGTTGTCGAATCCGTTGTTGCTACTGTTGCTCGGACCGTTCGTGGCGTTCTTCGGCACCGGCTTCTTCAGCGGCTTCGGCGCGGTCACGGCCGAGATGTACCCCACGCAGATCCGCGCGTCGGCGCAGGGATTCACGTACAACATCGGCCGCATCGCGAGTGCGGCGGCACCGTTCACGGTGGGCACACTCGCCACGTCACGGGGATTTCAAACCGCGTTCGCGGTGGCGGGCTCGGCGTACCTGCTGGCGGCGCTCACGTGGTCGGTGATTCCGAATACCCAGGGGAAGGAGCTGGAGTAG
- the glgC gene encoding glucose-1-phosphate adenylyltransferase, whose translation MTSPSRPSTIARTAMAYVLAGGRGSRLYEMTDRRAKPAVYFGGKTRIIDFALSNALNSGIRRIGVATQYKAHSLIRHLQRGWNFLRPERNESFDILPASQRVSETQWYDGTADAVYQNMDIIEAYHPEYMVILAGDHIYKMDYEQMLEQHVAQNADVTVGVLEVARKEASGFGVMHVDTDDRIVHFLEKPVDPPGIPGNPEMALASMGIYVFKTTFLFDLLRRDAADPSSSRDFGKDIIPYVVANGKAVAHRFGTSCVKAHRELEAYWRDVGTIDAYWEANIDLTSVIPSLDLYDQNWPIWSYSEITAPAKFVHNDTHRRGAAINSLVAGGCIVSGSHVEKSLLSTGVKVHSFAHLDGAVVQPYVEIGRGARLRNVVIDRGVVIPAGLVVGEDAEKDATRFRRTDKGRVLITQPMIDRLPE comes from the coding sequence ATGACGTCACCATCCCGCCCGAGCACGATTGCCCGTACCGCCATGGCCTACGTGCTGGCGGGAGGCCGCGGTTCCCGTCTCTACGAGATGACCGATCGACGGGCCAAGCCGGCGGTGTATTTCGGCGGCAAGACGCGCATCATCGACTTCGCGCTGTCCAACGCGCTCAACTCGGGTATTCGACGTATCGGCGTGGCCACGCAGTACAAGGCGCACAGTCTCATCCGCCACTTGCAACGTGGCTGGAACTTCCTCCGCCCCGAACGCAACGAAAGCTTCGATATTCTGCCGGCCAGTCAGCGCGTAAGCGAAACGCAGTGGTACGATGGCACCGCCGACGCCGTGTATCAGAACATGGATATCATCGAGGCGTATCACCCGGAGTACATGGTGATTCTCGCTGGTGATCATATCTACAAGATGGACTACGAGCAGATGCTCGAGCAACACGTGGCCCAGAATGCCGACGTTACCGTTGGCGTGCTCGAAGTCGCGCGTAAGGAGGCCTCCGGATTCGGCGTGATGCACGTCGACACTGATGATCGCATCGTGCACTTTCTCGAGAAGCCAGTCGACCCGCCGGGGATTCCGGGTAATCCGGAGATGGCGCTCGCCAGCATGGGCATCTACGTGTTCAAGACCACGTTCCTGTTCGACTTGCTGCGCCGCGATGCTGCCGACCCGAGTTCGTCACGCGATTTCGGCAAGGACATCATCCCGTATGTCGTGGCCAACGGCAAGGCGGTCGCACATCGCTTCGGCACGTCGTGTGTGAAGGCGCATCGCGAGCTGGAAGCCTACTGGCGCGACGTCGGCACGATCGACGCGTACTGGGAAGCGAACATCGATCTCACCAGCGTCATCCCGTCGCTTGACCTGTACGATCAGAATTGGCCGATCTGGAGCTACAGCGAAATCACGGCACCGGCCAAGTTTGTGCACAACGATACGCATCGCCGTGGTGCCGCCATCAATTCGCTGGTGGCCGGCGGTTGTATCGTGTCGGGCTCGCACGTCGAGAAATCGCTGCTCTCCACCGGCGTAAAAGTGCACTCGTTCGCGCATCTCGATGGCGCCGTGGTGCAGCCCTACGTCGAAATCGGCCGCGGCGCGCGACTGCGCAATGTGGTGATCGATCGCGGCGTGGTCATACCCGCCGGACTCGTGGTCGGTGAAGACGCCGAGAAGGACGCCACGCGGTTCCGCCGTACCGACAAGGGCCGCGTGTTGATTACGCAACCGATGATCGACCGGCTGCCGGAGTAG
- a CDS encoding DUF1028 domain-containing protein has translation MLISHLRRVVGYAVALVALSVTVPRVAHATWSVIAVDAATGRVVIASATCVNNNDAFLMGIQAVVVPGKGVAACQAGVDGTHANQMLVYRELAKGTDPARIIEMLSEDPAFQSRQFGILDLTGRSAGHSGLTNGYVSQDIQGRVPGTQIYYSIQGNILRPGEVIPNAVKAFLHIKGALTDRVMAALETADQYGGDSRCVCPPLPADGSAPASACEGRTSYIAYILMANANDTSGDSHSNGKYAMYLTVVQPEQGGPNAIKAGENLNPVKTLRARYDVWRKRMPKSFS, from the coding sequence ATGCTGATATCTCATCTGCGCCGCGTCGTGGGCTACGCGGTCGCCCTCGTTGCGCTCTCGGTGACCGTGCCCCGAGTCGCCCATGCCACCTGGTCGGTGATCGCTGTCGACGCGGCCACCGGACGCGTAGTCATCGCCTCGGCTACCTGCGTCAACAACAATGACGCCTTCCTCATGGGCATCCAAGCCGTCGTGGTGCCCGGCAAGGGCGTCGCCGCCTGCCAGGCCGGCGTGGATGGCACGCACGCCAACCAGATGCTCGTGTACCGCGAGCTGGCCAAGGGCACCGACCCGGCGCGTATCATCGAGATGCTCTCCGAAGATCCCGCCTTTCAATCGCGCCAGTTCGGTATCCTCGACCTCACCGGACGCAGCGCCGGACACTCGGGGCTCACCAACGGCTACGTCAGCCAAGACATTCAGGGCCGCGTGCCGGGCACGCAGATCTACTACTCGATTCAGGGCAATATCCTGCGTCCGGGCGAAGTGATTCCGAACGCGGTGAAGGCCTTTCTGCACATCAAGGGCGCGCTCACCGATCGCGTAATGGCGGCGCTCGAAACGGCCGATCAGTACGGTGGAGACAGTCGCTGTGTCTGTCCGCCCCTGCCTGCCGACGGCTCGGCCCCGGCGAGTGCGTGTGAAGGACGCACGTCGTACATCGCCTACATTCTGATGGCCAATGCGAACGACACCAGCGGTGATTCGCACAGCAACGGGAAGTACGCGATGTATCTCACGGTGGTGCAGCCGGAGCAGGGTGGACCGAACGCGATCAAGGCCGGTGAGAATTTGAATCCGGTGAAGACCCTGCGCGCACGCTATGACGTGTGGCGCAAGCGCATGCCGAAGTCGTTCTCATGA
- the glgA gene encoding glycogen synthase GlgA, with amino-acid sequence MNVLFAAAEVAPLIKTGGLADVAGALPAALRRAGHDVRVVMPYFRELRERGIPVEGPIAASFVTIGERQEELRVWRLAGSETPVYLLDIPAAFERSAIYGEGDDDRRFILFARGVLALMQHLREVEQWQVTVVHSHDWHAALIANYLKTYLAYTFGHMATVFTIHNLAYQGQRSTKTLALAGLTEGGLPEDSMGPGIAGTFNFMARGILFNDVVTTVSPTYAQEIMTSEYGERLDGLLRAKRDRVAGILNGIDREVFDPSTDAHLAATFDVDDIAGKAVCKAALQAEFGLPVAADRPLLGIVSRLVEQKGLDLLDQVIPWILQRTDAQLVVLGSGNAHLQFVMQQHARAHPQRIAVRIGFDAALAQRIYAGSDAFLMPSRFEPCGLGQMIALRYGSVPIVRATGGLNDTVREGFDGNGFRFHPYEAKHFADAIARALQVYRDPESWALLRARGMREDNSWDQAAQQYGGVYDWAVKLARR; translated from the coding sequence ATGAACGTCCTCTTCGCGGCGGCTGAAGTCGCACCCCTGATCAAGACCGGCGGACTGGCTGATGTGGCCGGCGCGCTACCGGCGGCGCTGCGGCGCGCCGGACACGACGTTCGCGTGGTGATGCCCTACTTCCGCGAGCTGCGCGAGCGCGGTATCCCAGTGGAGGGCCCCATCGCGGCCTCGTTCGTTACGATTGGTGAGCGACAGGAGGAGCTCAGGGTCTGGCGGCTGGCCGGCAGCGAGACGCCGGTGTACCTGCTCGACATTCCCGCCGCCTTCGAGCGTTCGGCCATCTACGGGGAAGGGGACGACGATCGCCGCTTCATTCTCTTCGCGCGTGGCGTGCTGGCGCTCATGCAGCATCTTCGCGAAGTGGAGCAGTGGCAGGTCACGGTAGTGCACAGCCACGATTGGCATGCCGCTCTGATCGCGAACTATCTCAAGACGTACCTCGCGTACACGTTCGGCCACATGGCCACGGTGTTCACGATCCACAATCTGGCCTATCAGGGGCAGCGCAGCACGAAAACGCTGGCGCTGGCCGGACTCACTGAAGGTGGATTGCCCGAAGACAGCATGGGCCCCGGGATCGCGGGCACGTTCAACTTCATGGCGCGTGGCATCCTGTTCAACGACGTCGTGACCACCGTAAGTCCCACGTACGCGCAGGAGATCATGACGTCCGAGTACGGTGAGCGGCTGGACGGCTTGCTGCGCGCGAAGCGTGATCGCGTGGCCGGTATTCTCAATGGCATCGACCGCGAGGTGTTCGATCCATCCACCGACGCCCATCTCGCGGCCACCTTCGATGTCGATGACATCGCGGGGAAGGCGGTGTGTAAAGCCGCGCTGCAGGCGGAGTTCGGCCTTCCGGTGGCTGCGGATCGTCCGCTGTTGGGCATCGTATCCCGGCTCGTGGAGCAGAAAGGGCTGGATCTGCTCGATCAGGTCATCCCGTGGATTCTGCAGCGTACCGATGCGCAGCTGGTCGTGCTCGGTTCGGGCAACGCGCATCTGCAGTTCGTGATGCAGCAACATGCGCGCGCGCATCCGCAACGCATTGCGGTACGCATCGGCTTCGACGCGGCGCTGGCCCAGCGCATTTATGCGGGCAGCGACGCTTTCCTCATGCCGTCACGTTTCGAGCCGTGCGGATTGGGGCAGATGATCGCGTTGCGCTACGGCAGTGTGCCGATCGTGCGGGCCACCGGTGGCCTCAACGACACCGTCCGCGAAGGCTTCGATGGCAACGGCTTTCGCTTTCATCCGTACGAGGCAAAACACTTTGCTGACGCTATCGCCCGGGCGCTGCAGGTGTATCGCGACCCCGAAAGCTGGGCGTTGCTGCGGGCTCGCGGTATGCGTGAGGACAACTCTTGGGATCAAGCGGCCCAGCAGTACGGCGGTGTGTATGACTGGGCGGTGAAGCTGGCGCGACGCTAA
- a CDS encoding ATP-binding protein, which produces MTFTFEHADSVSQQVQRVLEALQAGAAPRDIERAQVDIKEEPGRRGPAGVVLAGRTENDGAARYLAGELACLANTPGGGALVVGVADDGTRIGTELSADWLRHRIWELTTRQLTISAQMVQCSGVRLLVLVAPEAIEPIRYAGRLRWRLDDHCVDMDPTSWHVEARRRAGIDWSAEPSEHTLDDVSAVAAEIARRYLRAASNAGDDAAAELAEATIADLLRRLHVIDGRGRLSNAGSLLFVRTPDIGIDYLRREVAGGDSITRVRSNRALLEQVAEVEMATDVTNRIVHVGGSFAHGLLRAIPQRALREAVINGIVHRDWLSRQPTLVDHIGDRLTVTSPGGFIGGIAAANIITHPAVPRYRSLAEAVASLRLAEREGIGIDRIVRDLLARGHRAPDIAEIAGPYVRITLAGGDPDATVMALLSSLQPPAAASDVDMLLVIGHLLQTGWIDVEHAAPVIQRSRVETEEAMSRIAAVTVDGDPVVVPINGVPAGAPVAYRFSERARTVLDTKMAHLATPDGRRAMIVSWAHARSRVSSTEVADFTGLSVPYAGTLLKALADECLLRPSRANRMGRGFYYLPVRDHDDHT; this is translated from the coding sequence TTGACCTTTACTTTCGAACACGCCGACTCAGTCAGCCAGCAGGTGCAGCGGGTGCTCGAAGCGCTGCAGGCCGGCGCGGCGCCTCGTGACATCGAACGCGCGCAGGTGGACATCAAAGAAGAGCCTGGCCGCCGCGGGCCCGCCGGCGTCGTGCTTGCCGGCCGCACTGAAAACGACGGTGCCGCGCGCTATCTCGCGGGGGAGCTCGCCTGCCTCGCGAATACGCCCGGAGGCGGGGCCTTGGTCGTAGGCGTTGCCGACGACGGGACACGAATCGGGACTGAATTGAGTGCCGATTGGCTTCGTCATCGGATCTGGGAGCTGACGACCAGGCAGTTGACGATCAGCGCCCAAATGGTCCAATGCAGCGGCGTTCGGCTTCTCGTGCTCGTCGCCCCGGAAGCGATCGAGCCAATTCGCTACGCCGGTCGCCTCCGCTGGCGGCTCGACGATCACTGCGTCGACATGGATCCGACCAGCTGGCACGTTGAGGCTCGGCGACGAGCGGGCATTGACTGGTCCGCCGAGCCATCCGAGCACACGCTCGATGATGTGAGTGCCGTTGCCGCCGAGATCGCGCGCCGATATCTCCGCGCGGCGTCAAACGCCGGAGACGACGCTGCGGCCGAACTCGCCGAGGCCACGATCGCGGATCTGCTACGAAGGCTCCACGTCATTGACGGGCGCGGGCGCCTCAGCAATGCCGGATCGCTTCTCTTCGTTCGCACGCCAGACATCGGGATCGACTACCTGCGACGGGAGGTGGCCGGCGGGGATAGCATCACCAGAGTACGCAGCAACCGCGCGCTTCTTGAGCAAGTGGCTGAGGTCGAGATGGCGACCGACGTCACGAATCGCATCGTCCATGTCGGCGGAAGCTTCGCGCACGGCTTGCTACGGGCCATCCCGCAACGCGCGCTTCGCGAGGCCGTGATCAACGGCATCGTGCATCGCGACTGGCTCTCCCGGCAACCCACGCTAGTCGATCACATCGGCGACCGCCTCACCGTGACGTCTCCGGGAGGATTCATCGGGGGCATCGCTGCCGCCAACATCATCACGCACCCCGCCGTCCCCCGCTATCGAAGCTTGGCGGAAGCCGTCGCGTCGCTTCGCTTGGCCGAGCGAGAGGGCATCGGAATCGATCGGATCGTGCGCGACCTGCTCGCCCGAGGACACCGCGCCCCCGACATCGCTGAAATCGCAGGTCCATACGTGCGCATCACGCTCGCGGGCGGCGATCCTGACGCCACCGTGATGGCGCTTCTCTCCTCGCTGCAGCCCCCAGCCGCCGCCAGCGATGTTGATATGCTGCTCGTGATCGGTCATCTCCTGCAGACGGGGTGGATCGATGTCGAGCACGCGGCACCGGTCATCCAGCGTTCCCGCGTGGAAACTGAGGAGGCCATGAGCCGCATTGCCGCAGTCACCGTGGACGGCGATCCCGTTGTCGTACCGATCAATGGTGTCCCAGCGGGCGCACCCGTCGCCTATCGATTCAGCGAGCGCGCACGAACGGTGCTCGACACCAAAATGGCGCACCTCGCGACACCAGACGGGCGTCGTGCGATGATCGTGTCGTGGGCGCACGCCCGCAGTCGCGTTTCGTCGACAGAGGTTGCCGACTTTACAGGACTCAGTGTGCCATATGCGGGGACGCTGCTGAAAGCGTTGGCCGACGAATGCCTACTTCGTCCGTCCCGCGCGAATAGAATGGGTCGCGGTTTCTACTACCTGCCCGTGCGCGACCACGACGACCACACGTGA
- a CDS encoding threonine/serine dehydratase yields the protein MTDTPVSDAFSFPTVEAIRANRARLGDRVITTPVRLLVDDALSRAVGERTRVWLKEELFQRTGSFKPRGALSVMLDLDADALARGVVGVSAGNHAISLGYSARVLSTTATVVMPKTANAFRVQVCRELGATVELVENVHAAFARVKEIEASEGRTFVHPYEGPKTALGTAGVGMEFIDQVRAAGEELDAVIVAAGGGGLTGGVACAVKQMSPSTAVYVVEPEGADTMARSFAAGSPQSIDAVRTIADSLGAPRCEPYSYALNRRFVDEVVLVSDEQIREAMRLTYRAAKLAVEPAGAASLAALMYPLRQRLEGKRVGIVVCGANIDAVTFAKQLLD from the coding sequence GTGACGGACACTCCTGTAAGCGACGCATTCAGTTTTCCCACCGTCGAGGCGATCCGCGCCAATCGCGCACGACTCGGTGATCGCGTCATCACCACGCCCGTGCGACTGTTGGTAGACGACGCGCTATCTCGGGCTGTGGGCGAGCGCACGCGCGTGTGGCTCAAGGAAGAGCTCTTCCAGCGCACCGGCAGCTTCAAGCCGCGCGGCGCGCTCTCGGTCATGCTCGATCTCGATGCCGACGCGCTCGCGCGCGGCGTCGTTGGCGTATCCGCCGGCAACCACGCCATCTCGCTCGGCTACTCGGCGCGCGTACTCAGCACCACTGCGACCGTCGTGATGCCCAAAACCGCGAACGCCTTTCGCGTGCAGGTGTGTCGCGAGCTTGGTGCCACGGTCGAACTGGTGGAGAACGTGCACGCCGCCTTCGCTCGGGTGAAAGAGATTGAAGCGAGCGAGGGACGTACGTTCGTGCACCCGTACGAAGGCCCCAAGACCGCACTCGGCACCGCCGGCGTGGGCATGGAGTTCATCGACCAGGTGCGCGCCGCCGGCGAGGAGCTCGATGCCGTGATCGTGGCGGCCGGTGGCGGTGGACTCACCGGCGGTGTGGCCTGCGCGGTGAAGCAGATGAGCCCGAGCACCGCGGTGTATGTCGTCGAACCCGAAGGCGCCGACACCATGGCGCGCAGCTTCGCCGCAGGATCGCCACAGTCGATCGATGCCGTGCGCACCATCGCCGATTCACTCGGCGCGCCGCGTTGCGAGCCTTACTCGTACGCGCTCAATCGACGATTTGTCGACGAAGTGGTGCTCGTGAGCGACGAGCAGATCCGCGAGGCGATGCGGCTGACCTATCGCGCGGCGAAGCTCGCCGTGGAGCCGGCGGGTGCGGCGTCGCTGGCGGCGTTGATGTATCCACTACGCCAACGGCTGGAGGGGAAGCGCGTTGGCATAGTGGTGTGTGGCGCGAATATCGATGCGGTCACGTTTGCAAAGCAACTGCTGGACTAG